The genomic DNA GACCGTCAGTTCCACGGCGTCGAAACCCACGTCGTGCAGGAACGAAAGGGCCTGGTCCACGGGGACTTCGGGCATGCCCCAGGTCGTATAGCCTATTTGCATGGGCGAGTATCCATTAAAGCATATCGCCGTCCGCCAGGAACCCCTTCAGCCGCTCCATCTCCGCGTCCGAGAGATCGGGCAGGGGATTCCTCCGCCAGCGGCCGCAGATGCCGGCCAGTTCCAGGACGGCGTGCTGCGCCGCGTCGCCGCCAGCCGGAAAGGTGTTGTACAGATAGTCGAAAAAGGGCATGTCGTAGCGCGCGATGACGTCCGCGGCCCCATCGAGGGCTCCGCGCTCGATGGCGGCCCAGTAAGTACGGGCCACGTCCGGCTTGAACTTGATGAAGGTCGACATATACCCGTCGCAACCGTACGGCAGCATGTCCATGTGGGTCTGCTTCTGGCCACCGGCGAAGATCACCCACCTGTCGTGGGCCCTGGCACATGCGCCCCGGGCGAAATCGGGACCGAAGTCTTCCTTGAATCCCACGACGCCCGGCACCTCGTCCAGGAGCCGTTCGACCGTTTCCAGCGCGCCCCGGACCCCCACGCTCACCAGGCCGGCGCTCAGGATGAATGCCGGCAGGGCCCGTGAAACCGCATCGTAGTACGCCACGAGCCCGTCCACCGTCATCCCGCGGTCGGGCGGCGCCACGATCACCGCGTCCGCGCCGCGGTCCCGGGCGTACTCCGCGAAGGCGGCGGTCTGCGGCGTGGACCAGAACCCCGCGCTTGCGATGAACAGCGCCCGCCTGTTCACGACACCCGCGGTAAAGGCCGTCAACTCCGCGATTTCCGCCTCGGTAAGCACCGAATAGAGACTGTCCCCGGGCGTGAACAGGACGGTACCCGCCCCGGCTTCGATGCAGAAATCCACGAACCGGCGCAACCCGTCGAAATCGATGGCGTCATTTTCGAGAAAAGGGGTGTTGATCGAGGCGACGGGCCCGGCCAGGTGGTGCCGGAAGCGGTCCATGTCCATCTAGCCCCGCCCTTCTTCCGTCCAGGTGTCGAAGGGGTTGCCCGTTTCGGCAAAGGGAAAGGCCACCCGTGCGCCCGTGATGTGGGAACGGTGGGCCGCCATGGCCATTTCGATATGGCGGCGGGCTGTGCGTGCGTGACAGAGCTCGTATTCGGGCGTTCTACCTTCGATGAGATCCATCATGGATCGGGCCATGCGGTGGTGGGCGTTGATCCATTTCTGCCCGCCTGATACCCGCTCATGGGCGAGCACTTCCCAGCGTTCGTCGTCGAAGGGCTGCGGGTTGGAGTGAGGGTGAAAGTAGATGTCGGGGCCGTCCTGCGTGGGTCCGGGCAGGACGAGCGTGCCCTCTGTCCCGTGGATGTCGATGCGATAGGGGTTCTCGATGCCGTCGCCCGCGAAGGATTCGAATTCCGCGTTGAAACCGTCGAACTGGTAATGGGCCCACAGGCCGTTTCCCGCGGAGGTGCCCATGCCGAACAGCCCTTCCTTCCGGTCCGACGGGCGGGCCGGACGGCCGTCCTGGGTGATGATCGCCTGGCACCACGACGGTTCGCCGAAGAGCTGCCACAGGAAATCGAAGAAATGGGGATAGAGATCGATGAGCCACTGGTCTCCCCCGTGTTCTCCGCCGAAACCGTACATGCGGGCCCAGCGCGGCTCCCCGATCCCTCCGTCCCGGATCATGGGGATGGCCTGGCGCTGGATTTCCGGCCGTCCCCGCCAGGGGTGGCCCATGATCAACAGGACACCCGCGCGGTCGCAGGCCTCCACCATGGCGTCCACTTCGGCCGGGGTGCGCGCCAGGGGCTTCTCCGCGTACACGTGGACTCCCTGTTCGGCGGCGGCCACCACCATGGCGAGATGGTTGCTCATCTCGTGGGTGGCCAGGACGACGATGTCCACCTTCTCCCGCTCCAGCATATCCGTGTACCGGGCGTATCCCTGCTGCGCGCCGGTACGTTCCAGCGCCGCCGTCCTGCCCTCCTCGACAGGATCGGCCAGGGCGGCGATCTCGGCGCCCTCCACGCCCACGAATGCCTGGTCCAGGGAGTGTCCGTAATCTCCGCAGCCGGTGTGCCCGATGATGCCGATTCTCAACGCTGTGCTCCTGTTCCGTCAGTCCGGACAGCCCGGACATGTGAAGGGGTTCGCAATCAGACCACGACCATGCGTTCGGCCTGGATGATAAACACCTGCGCGCCGCCCACCGTGGTCGTTACGGCCTCCCCCAGCCCCAGGGCGTCGAGATGGGTGCCGATCTGCGCGACGTCGATGGCTTCCTCCCGCGCGTGGCAGTGGTTCTGGATGAGTTCGAGCACGGGAGGCACGCGCTCGTCGTCCACCCCGATCAACAGGGTGACATTGCCCGCGCGCAGGAATCCGCCCGTGCTGCCGATTTCGGTGAACCGGAAATCGTTGTCGATCAGTGCATCGGTAAGATGCTGGATGTCCCTTTTGTTGACGATCGCGATGAGGAGTTTCATGGCGCGCCTCCTGGTCCCTGTGTCTTCTTCAGGCCGTAACCGATTCAATGGCCTCTCCGGCTACGTTAACCATCCGGTCCAGCTCTTCGGTAGTTACGACGAACGGGGGAGCTAAATTGACGCTGTCTCCCCTGCAACGGGTGTAGACACCGTTTTCGAGCATCTTCTTCACGATGCGTCCGCCTGTCTTCGACGCGGGATCGTAGGGTTTGCGGGATGCGGGGTCTTCCACTACCTCCACGGCGGCCATCAGCCCGATGCCGCGGATGTCGCCCACGTGCGGCAGCGTCCGTAGCGTTCGCAGGCCGTCCATCAGCTTTTCGCCCATGATCCTGCTACGCTCGATAAGGCCTTCGTGCTCCAGGAGATCGAGATTCGCCAGCCCGACGGCGCAGCAGGTCGGGTGCCCGGAGTAGGTGAAGGAGTGGTTCCATTTCCGGTCCCCGGGGGCGTTATGGATGCAGTCGTGTATTTCATCCGAGACGATGATGCCCCCGAGCGGCACGTACCCGCTTGTGATGCCCTTGGCGAAGGTGATGATGTCCGGTTCGACATTCCAGTAAGACACGCCGAACCAGTGGCCGATGCGGCCGAACCCGGTGATTACTTCGTCGGCGATCAGAAGCACGTCGTACTTCGTGCAGATTTCCCGGACCCGCGGCCAGTAGTCTTCCGGCGGCACGATGACGCCCGCCGCGCCTTGCACAGGTTCCCCAATGAAAGCTGCCACCGTGTCGGGGCCTTCCCGCAGGATCGCTTCCTCGAGGGCCAGGGCGCTCGCCTCGCCGCATCCCACCCCGGGGTCCTCCGGCCTGTAGTGATAGGGATAGGGCGCGTCGATATGGACGTATCCGGGCAGGCTGGATCCGAAGTCCTCCCAGTAGGCTTCCAGTCCGGTGGCGTTCATGGCGCCGATGGTCACGCCGTGGTAGGCATGTCTCCTGGATATGATCCCGGTCTTTTCTGGCCGACCGGACCGTTGCCAGAAGTACCGCGCCGTCTTGATCGCGCTGTCGTTGGATACGGCGCCGCCGGACGTGAAAAAGGTATGGTTCAGCGCGCCCGGCGCCCGTTCCTTCAGGCGGCTGGCCAGGCGTATGGCCGGGATATTCGTCGCCCCCGCGTAGCAGGAAAAGAACCCCAGTTCCTCGATCTGGTCCGCGGCTGCGGCGGCCAGCTCGCGCCGGCCGTGGCCGACGTTTACGTTCCAGAGGCTTGAAAGCCCGTCGAGGTAGCGGTTGCCCTCGATGTCGAAGAGCGTGGAGCCCTCAGCGCGTACGCAGATCAGGGGCTCGTCATGATCGTCGCGGTGCTGCAGGGGATGGATCAGGTATGCGTCGTCCCTCAGCAGTTGGTCACGGTCGCCGTAGGTCATCGCGAGGTACTTTCTATCGTATGTGTTACGGGAAGTCGGTTAATGGGAAATTGACAGGGTGCCGGGCACCGGTTATGGTATATTATACGGAGCGCAAGGCATACAATCAAGATGAATGAAAGGCGGATTCTCCATGACCGAAGGGCACCCCCGGCCCTGGCGGGAAGGATGCGAAGGCGCCGTCTCCCTGACCTTCGACGACGGAATGCCGTCCCAACTCGACCGGGCCCTCCCGATACTGGCCGAAAACGGACTTCACGGCACGTTCTACGTCAACCCCAAAGGTCCGGACTGGCGGGGCCTGCTCGCGCCGTGGAAGGCCGTGGCGGACGTGGGTCACGAGGTGGGCAACCATACGGTCAACCACCCCTGTTCCTGCGCGTTCAAGGAGACCCGAACCGACTGCCTGGAGACGATGACCCTCGAAGACATGGAGTGGGAGATCGGCGAGGGCAGGCGACGCATTAACGAGGCCATTCCCGGACAGGCGGATTTCACCTTCTGCTATCCGTGTTACCATGCCCACGTGGGCGAGGGACCGGGCCGCCGGAGTTACGTTCCAGTCGTGGCCCGTCACCATATCGCCGGCCGAGGCAAGGGGGACTTCGCCAATCACCCCCTGACCGCCGATCTGCACCACCTCTACTCCTTCCCCGTGGAGCGCCAGGCCCGCTCCGGGATGATCGGCCTGGTCGAGGAGGCGATGGATCAGGGACAGTGGGCCGTGTTGACCTTTCACGGGATTTCGGAAGGACATCTGTCCGTGACGGAGGCCGATTTCAGCGGGCTGTGCGGCTATCTCCGGGAACACCGTGACCGCATCTGGACCGCCCCCGTCGTCGCCGTCGCCCGGGCGGTTCGCGACTGGCGTTCCGCTGCGTCAGATCGGTCCGCCGCGTCAAATCGATCCGGGGAACCCGCGGAACGCGCCGGGAACGACTCGTGACCTCCCGTCCGATGGCATCCGGTGCCGCCGATAGCCGCCCCATACCGGTTCTAGTGGGTCCCACCGGCGTAGGCAAGACCGCCGTGGGTATTGAGCTGGCCCGGCGCTTCGGTGCAGAAATCGTCTCGGCCGATTCCCGCCAGGTCTACCGGTACATGGATATCGGCACGGCCAAGCCTACCGCGGAAGAGCAGGCCGCGGCCCCCCATCACCTCATCGACGTGGTCGATCCGGACGTACGGTTCAGCGCCGGCGAATACGGCCGCCTTTCCCGGGAAGCGATCCAGGACCTTGCGGACCGGGAGGTGCCGGCCCTCGTGGTCGGCGGTGCGGGGCTGTACATCAAGGCGCTTGCCGGCGGACTGTTCGACGCGCCGGAGATCCCGCGGGCACTCAGGCAACGTCTTGCGAACGAATACCGATCGGCGTCCACCGATGCGCTCCATGAACGGCTGAGCGCAGTCGATCCGGTGTCCGCCGCGCGTATCCATGTGAACGACCGGCAACGTATCGAAAGGGCGCTGGAGGTCCACGACGCGACGGGTGCGACCCTGACGTCCTGGTTCGAAAGACCCGTTCAGTCTCGATCCCGTTCTCGCGGAATGCGTCTGGTCGGGTTGCGCCGCGACCGCGCCGCGCTCTACGCGCGTACCGACGCCAGGGTCGAGAAAATGATCGAATCGGGTCTCGAAGCGGAGGTCCGCGCCCTGATGGATCGGGGGTATGGTCCCGGGACCCATGCCATGTCGACGTTTGGTTACGCGGAAATGCTGCGATACATCGGGGGCGAGCTGGAATTGAAGGATGCGGTTTCGGCCATTCAGCAGCGGTCCCGGCAGTACGCAAAGCGCCAGTTGACCTGGTTCCGGCAAACCGAGGGCATCGTATGGATCACCGTGGACGAAGGGGAAGATCCGGCCGGCACCTGCGAGAAGATCATCCGGTCCTTTCCGGATCTTCTATTTTAGGAACAGCAGCTTGCGCGTTACCTCGAAACGCTCCGCCGTCCCTCCGGTCGTCATCCGGCACAGATAGACCCCGCTGGCCACCCTTCTTCCCCCATCGTCCTTCCCGTCCCACGTGGTGGTGAACGTGCCTTCTGCATGGTTGCCGTCCACCAGCGTGCGGACCTTCCGGCCCATAACGTTGTACAGGGTGAGCTGAACCTCTCCCGGCCGGCCGACTTCGTATCGGACGGTGGCGGGCCCGCTGCTCAGGTAGAAGGGATTCGGATAGGTGGTGAGGGACGCGGCGATCGGCCGCCCTGTCTCGTCATCGCCCGTAAGACCGGGATCAAAAGCCGCCGTGTAGGCGTATTCGAAACCGTCTCCGGTGCGATCGAGCGACGCCACCACGAGCATGACGGTCTCGTACCTCGCCCAGTCGGGTACCTCGATGGTTACGCCACCCCTGGTCGCGGGGACCGTTATCACCGTGTCGACATCACCGCTGGCCGCCACGGATACGCCCCACTCCCCGGATATGCCTGTGAAATCGATGCGCAGTCCACCGGGAAGGGAGGGATCCGGGACGAAGCGAATGTAGTTCGCGGCGAGGTGGTCCGGATACTGGTGTGCGGGGATCCGGGGACCGTCGAAAAGGTACGTGCCCGATGCGCCCTGGAGATCGGGTTCATGCAATCCGCCCAGCTCGACCTGGGGCCAGGCGGCGCCTTCTTCATGGAACCGGTCCGCGTTGGCCCGGTCCCCGGTGAAGACGTTCCACGTGGTGAATTCCTGGAAGGCGGATTTCAGATCACTGCCGACACTGCGCAGTCCCTCGTCGATGGCGTCCAGCGCCCGGCTCGTTCTGGCCCGTTCCCAGATGCCGCGGATCAGGTCCCGGTCGTGCCGCTTCTCCAGGTAAAGCGGCCAAATCACGCCCGCGTATTCATGCTCCCCGTTCGAGGTATCAAGCGAGACCCATGGTTCCGTCAGGAAGCCGCTGAACGTAGGCAGGTAGGTCAGGTAGTCGTCGACCTCGTCATAGACCTGCTCCTCCATCCAAACGGCACTCTGTTCCAGCCAGAAAGCCTCTTCCCCCGCGTCGTACCCGAATTGCACGGCGTGGAAGTACTCATGGGCGACGGTGATCCGCAGCAGGTCCAGGGCCTTCTCCACCGTCCTCCGGGACTCGGCGTAGTCGTTGTCCACGACGATGTACGAAGGAAGGACCGCGCCGGTCGTGACCGCTTCCGGGCGGGTGTAACCACTGAACTGACTCGGGAGATCGGTTATATAGACGTCGTATAGCCCGTCCCCGCCATCGTCCGCATCCATAGCCGCGTATCGATCGTGATGATCGTAGTCCACGGGCGGCGGACGGTAACCCAGTTCTTCCACGATGACGCGGCGGGATTCGTCCAGGAATACCCCGCAGTGCCGGACATATTCGGGAACGGTGCCGTCCGTTGCGTCTTCCAGTTCCGGCCAGCCCGCACCGGGCCGGTCTTCCGTCGTGTTGACGTACCAGATCTTGAAGTGGCCGCCGGGACTGACGTAGGATTCGGGCTCGGCCGTATAGGTATGTCCGAGGTTGTTCGTGCGGTCCTCTTCGCCGGGTACGGTCGGCCGGCCCGGCCCGAACTGTTCGGGCCGGTGGGCCCGGGCGGCGAGTCCGCCCTCCGGGGGCTGGACGAAGGGATGGAGGTGCAGCGTGCCGCAAAGCGGCCTGGAAGGTTCCTGGGCTGAAACGTCGGTGTGGGTGACTGCACCGGCGAGACAAGCCAGGATAAGACACTTGAAGAAAGCTATCGTCCTGGTGATCAGCTTCCCGTTGCCTCCTCGCGCAGGTGTTTAGGTGGTATGGGGAAGCGCTCCGCGTAATGGGACAGGTCCTTGCCCGCGATCAGGTCTTCCAGGATATCGTCGTGCTTGTCCCAGTGCTGATCGTTGGGATGGACGTCCAGCTTGATGCGTCCCTCGCTGTCGATCAGGTAGGTGACGGGAATGCCGTAACGCTGGTTGGTCTTGGCACGGAACTGGCGTTCCCAGTAGCCGCGGAAATCGAAAAGGGAGGTCGGGCTGTCCATATAGTATGCGATGACGTCCTCGTTCCGCACCGCGATCCCGGCCATTTTATCGGGATCGTTCTTCTCCGATTCGTCGGAAGGACGAACCAGC from Gemmatimonadota bacterium includes the following:
- a CDS encoding dihydrodipicolinate synthase family protein, giving the protein MDMDRFRHHLAGPVASINTPFLENDAIDFDGLRRFVDFCIEAGAGTVLFTPGDSLYSVLTEAEIAELTAFTAGVVNRRALFIASAGFWSTPQTAAFAEYARDRGADAVIVAPPDRGMTVDGLVAYYDAVSRALPAFILSAGLVSVGVRGALETVERLLDEVPGVVGFKEDFGPDFARGACARAHDRWVIFAGGQKQTHMDMLPYGCDGYMSTFIKFKPDVARTYWAAIERGALDGAADVIARYDMPFFDYLYNTFPAGGDAAQHAVLELAGICGRWRRNPLPDLSDAEMERLKGFLADGDML
- a CDS encoding Gfo/Idh/MocA family oxidoreductase; this translates as MRIGIIGHTGCGDYGHSLDQAFVGVEGAEIAALADPVEEGRTAALERTGAQQGYARYTDMLEREKVDIVVLATHEMSNHLAMVVAAAEQGVHVYAEKPLARTPAEVDAMVEACDRAGVLLIMGHPWRGRPEIQRQAIPMIRDGGIGEPRWARMYGFGGEHGGDQWLIDLYPHFFDFLWQLFGEPSWCQAIITQDGRPARPSDRKEGLFGMGTSAGNGLWAHYQFDGFNAEFESFAGDGIENPYRIDIHGTEGTLVLPGPTQDGPDIYFHPHSNPQPFDDERWEVLAHERVSGGQKWINAHHRMARSMMDLIEGRTPEYELCHARTARRHIEMAMAAHRSHITGARVAFPFAETGNPFDTWTEEGRG
- a CDS encoding aspartate aminotransferase family protein; this translates as MTYGDRDQLLRDDAYLIHPLQHRDDHDEPLICVRAEGSTLFDIEGNRYLDGLSSLWNVNVGHGRRELAAAAADQIEELGFFSCYAGATNIPAIRLASRLKERAPGALNHTFFTSGGAVSNDSAIKTARYFWQRSGRPEKTGIISRRHAYHGVTIGAMNATGLEAYWEDFGSSLPGYVHIDAPYPYHYRPEDPGVGCGEASALALEEAILREGPDTVAAFIGEPVQGAAGVIVPPEDYWPRVREICTKYDVLLIADEVITGFGRIGHWFGVSYWNVEPDIITFAKGITSGYVPLGGIIVSDEIHDCIHNAPGDRKWNHSFTYSGHPTCCAVGLANLDLLEHEGLIERSRIMGEKLMDGLRTLRTLPHVGDIRGIGLMAAVEVVEDPASRKPYDPASKTGGRIVKKMLENGVYTRCRGDSVNLAPPFVVTTEELDRMVNVAGEAIESVTA
- a CDS encoding polysaccharide deacetylase family protein, which encodes MKGGFSMTEGHPRPWREGCEGAVSLTFDDGMPSQLDRALPILAENGLHGTFYVNPKGPDWRGLLAPWKAVADVGHEVGNHTVNHPCSCAFKETRTDCLETMTLEDMEWEIGEGRRRINEAIPGQADFTFCYPCYHAHVGEGPGRRSYVPVVARHHIAGRGKGDFANHPLTADLHHLYSFPVERQARSGMIGLVEEAMDQGQWAVLTFHGISEGHLSVTEADFSGLCGYLREHRDRIWTAPVVAVARAVRDWRSAASDRSAASNRSGEPAERAGNDS
- the miaA gene encoding tRNA (adenosine(37)-N6)-dimethylallyltransferase MiaA, encoding MTSRPMASGAADSRPIPVLVGPTGVGKTAVGIELARRFGAEIVSADSRQVYRYMDIGTAKPTAEEQAAAPHHLIDVVDPDVRFSAGEYGRLSREAIQDLADREVPALVVGGAGLYIKALAGGLFDAPEIPRALRQRLANEYRSASTDALHERLSAVDPVSAARIHVNDRQRIERALEVHDATGATLTSWFERPVQSRSRSRGMRLVGLRRDRAALYARTDARVEKMIESGLEAEVRALMDRGYGPGTHAMSTFGYAEMLRYIGGELELKDAVSAIQQRSRQYAKRQLTWFRQTEGIVWITVDEGEDPAGTCEKIIRSFPDLLF
- a CDS encoding T9SS type A sorting domain-containing protein, translated to MEELGYRPPPVDYDHHDRYAAMDADDGGDGLYDVYITDLPSQFSGYTRPEAVTTGAVLPSYIVVDNDYAESRRTVEKALDLLRITVAHEYFHAVQFGYDAGEEAFWLEQSAVWMEEQVYDEVDDYLTYLPTFSGFLTEPWVSLDTSNGEHEYAGVIWPLYLEKRHDRDLIRGIWERARTSRALDAIDEGLRSVGSDLKSAFQEFTTWNVFTGDRANADRFHEEGAAWPQVELGGLHEPDLQGASGTYLFDGPRIPAHQYPDHLAANYIRFVPDPSLPGGLRIDFTGISGEWGVSVAASGDVDTVITVPATRGGVTIEVPDWARYETVMLVVASLDRTGDGFEYAYTAAFDPGLTGDDETGRPIAASLTTYPNPFYLSSGPATVRYEVGRPGEVQLTLYNVMGRKVRTLVDGNHAEGTFTTTWDGKDDGGRRVASGVYLCRMTTGGTAERFEVTRKLLFLK